The following are encoded together in the Weissella soli genome:
- the cls gene encoding cardiolipin synthase yields the protein MGNFITYHLVGTLLWTTYILNMLAAIITIFRERRDVTSIWAWLVVLLGLPIIGFVIYFFLGRKLSSKKIFSLQTQERMGLNEIARNQKLLLDEVDDQFKEKYEEQSFVRLFLQNEEAILTQKNAVRIFTDGHKKFAQLFDDIERAKHHVNLEYFTIYDDQIGNELVDLLTRKAKQGVRIRVIYDQMGSKGRHDRMYKRLRAAGGQVEPFMAPHFLPVTFRANFRDHRKLVIVDGTIGYIGGFNVGDQYLGRFPKFGYWRDTHLRIEGDAVLALQSRFFTDWNATVRKQKLDFAPEYFPTTTVRGNTAMQIVTSGPDTDEGQIEQGYLKLFATAKQTITIQSPYFIPDASILKVLRMQALSGVRVRLMIPHMPDHPFVYRATEYYAQEILDAGAEVYRYDAGFLHAKVVTVDGRIASVGSANMDIRSFGLNFESNAFMYDQEITEALEQIFELDVLQSTQLTTAYFKNQSYWKRFKQRFSRLLSPIL from the coding sequence ATGGGCAATTTCATCACATATCATTTAGTCGGGACGCTTCTTTGGACGACATACATACTAAATATGTTAGCAGCCATTATCACGATTTTCAGGGAACGTCGTGATGTGACGAGTATTTGGGCTTGGTTAGTAGTGTTACTCGGCTTGCCAATTATTGGCTTCGTCATTTACTTTTTCCTGGGACGTAAATTATCATCTAAGAAAATTTTTAGCTTGCAAACGCAGGAACGGATGGGCCTAAATGAAATTGCCCGTAACCAAAAACTCTTGCTTGATGAAGTCGATGACCAGTTTAAAGAAAAGTATGAAGAGCAAAGCTTCGTGCGGCTGTTCCTGCAAAATGAAGAAGCCATTTTGACGCAAAAAAATGCCGTGCGCATTTTCACAGATGGGCATAAGAAGTTTGCGCAATTATTCGATGATATTGAACGAGCGAAACATCACGTTAATTTAGAATATTTTACGATTTACGACGACCAAATTGGCAATGAACTGGTTGATTTGTTAACCCGCAAGGCCAAACAGGGAGTGCGGATTCGCGTGATTTACGATCAAATGGGCTCAAAAGGGCGCCATGATCGAATGTATAAGCGATTGCGGGCTGCTGGCGGCCAAGTGGAACCCTTTATGGCGCCACATTTCTTACCAGTTACCTTTCGCGCGAATTTCCGTGATCATCGTAAGTTAGTCATTGTAGATGGTACAATTGGCTACATCGGTGGTTTTAACGTGGGTGACCAATACCTGGGACGTTTTCCTAAATTTGGTTATTGGCGGGATACGCATTTACGGATCGAAGGTGATGCTGTTTTGGCCCTACAATCGCGTTTCTTTACTGATTGGAATGCGACTGTGCGCAAACAGAAACTAGATTTTGCACCAGAATATTTTCCGACAACAACGGTACGTGGTAATACAGCCATGCAAATTGTTACGTCGGGACCGGATACGGATGAAGGTCAGATTGAACAAGGGTACTTGAAGCTGTTTGCAACTGCTAAGCAGACAATTACTATTCAAAGTCCTTACTTTATTCCAGATGCAAGTATTCTCAAGGTGTTACGGATGCAAGCCTTGTCAGGTGTTCGAGTACGCTTGATGATTCCACATATGCCTGATCATCCATTTGTTTATCGCGCGACCGAATACTATGCGCAGGAGATTTTGGATGCTGGGGCAGAGGTCTATCGCTATGATGCAGGCTTTTTACATGCCAAAGTGGTCACAGTGGATGGTCGGATTGCTTCAGTGGGTTCAGCAAATATGGACATTCGTTCATTTGGTTTGAACTTCGAATCAAATGCATTCATGTATGACCAAGAAATTACTGAAGCATTGGAACAAATCTTTGAATTAGACGTTTTGCAGTCAACCCAATTGACGACCGCCTACTTCAAAAATCAATCTTATTGGAAGCGATTCAAACAACGTTTTTCACGTCTGCTCTCACCTATTTTGTAG
- the yfmF gene encoding EF-P 5-aminopentanol modification-associated protein YfmF — protein MINYENEGGNVLNTTLHAGVNLHIIPTTQFATTQIVVNFANQKDQVDIAGRALVADMLETASAKFPSQTAFSTRLSELYGADFSAYVTNTGSIHALRLTLTVVHDAFAMGTNSLLADSLELLAEIIFNPMGDPQQGFDVTMFERQKENALDGLADLREDKGYIAARAMLQHYFDNDIDALAAFGDETLIEATTAKTAWAAWQAALQHDQIDIVVMGDVDTQLVQTKLAHWAFANRKNTVTAYFEHPLKTQTATITAFDDIIQTRLVQGYHVAVPIAERFSVYVFNALLGGLAVSRLFLNVREKAGLAYAISSDYNPYSRLLMIEVGLERQQVQAAQNLIAVEIERLQTELLADEELTMIKKLMIADYMANLDRPSSVTDRVVVQFMTQQFVDETEWVARVQAVTATDIQMVAQRLVPQVMYQLTEKGE, from the coding sequence ATGATAAATTACGAAAATGAAGGTGGCAATGTGCTGAATACTACATTACATGCAGGTGTGAACTTGCATATCATCCCAACGACTCAATTTGCGACAACGCAAATCGTGGTGAATTTTGCGAATCAAAAAGATCAAGTTGATATTGCTGGTCGTGCACTGGTGGCGGATATGCTAGAAACTGCGTCAGCTAAATTCCCCAGTCAAACGGCTTTTTCAACACGGTTAAGTGAATTATATGGCGCGGATTTTAGCGCGTACGTCACGAATACCGGCTCAATCCATGCATTACGTTTGACCTTAACGGTTGTGCACGATGCCTTTGCAATGGGAACTAATTCATTATTGGCTGATAGTTTAGAGCTGCTTGCCGAAATTATCTTCAATCCAATGGGTGATCCACAGCAGGGCTTTGATGTGACGATGTTTGAGCGCCAAAAAGAAAATGCACTTGATGGGCTGGCTGATTTACGTGAAGATAAGGGTTACATTGCAGCACGTGCAATGTTGCAACACTACTTTGATAATGATATCGATGCCTTGGCTGCATTTGGTGATGAAACATTAATCGAAGCAACCACGGCTAAAACGGCATGGGCCGCATGGCAAGCCGCTTTGCAACACGATCAAATCGATATCGTTGTGATGGGGGATGTCGATACACAACTGGTTCAAACAAAATTAGCGCACTGGGCATTTGCAAATCGCAAAAATACCGTCACCGCATATTTTGAACACCCATTAAAAACGCAAACAGCAACAATTACGGCCTTTGATGACATCATCCAAACCCGTTTGGTGCAGGGATACCATGTTGCTGTGCCAATTGCTGAACGGTTTAGTGTCTACGTCTTTAATGCGCTATTGGGCGGGTTGGCCGTATCACGACTGTTTTTGAATGTGCGTGAAAAAGCGGGTCTGGCTTATGCAATCAGCTCAGATTACAATCCATATTCCCGTTTGCTCATGATTGAAGTTGGCTTAGAACGGCAGCAAGTGCAGGCGGCTCAAAATTTGATTGCAGTTGAAATTGAACGCCTTCAAACAGAATTATTGGCCGATGAAGAATTGACGATGATTAAAAAACTGATGATTGCGGATTATATGGCGAACTTAGATCGTCCAAGTAGTGTGACTGATCGGGTGGTGGTGCAATTTATGACACAACAATTCGTGGACGAAACAGAATGGGTTGCCCGGGTTCAGGCGGTTACAGCCACTGATATTCAAATGGTTGCACAGCGACTGGTGCCCCAAGTCATGTATCAGTTAACTGAGAAAGGGGAATGA
- the yfmH gene encoding EF-P 5-aminopentanol modification-associated protein YfmH: MDFMHTVSHTQLANGLRIHLAPRPEFHQMVAMLSVNYGARDQRFRYQGTDYQQPAGVAHFLEHKIFTQKGYDAFTRISELGANGNAFTTQSRTSYFISTTGQSYEALRELLTFTQQPFFEAATVAREAEIISQEVDMYQDDADARLYRELLKQLFPGEPLADDIAGTRASVRAIKPADLQLAFDAFYQPANMDVFITGNFDTAAIMDLIKDSPAGVRQGGAVAQVLYPNDATIRHELVEVDVPTVRNKIAMGQRFFGRETLPQGVDALRQVIALSMVTDLVFGDYSPDYMLWYDEGLIDESFTTEFDWERGFAFLSVAAETAEPEELVTAVSAKLANLPSEFIALRSKFELVKKDAMGRLVNKLNNLEEIVTRFEGATFAYTTLVDEIDILRTLDFDEVLTIVKNAQVTPITSIIARPKMV, translated from the coding sequence ATGGATTTTATGCACACAGTCAGTCATACGCAATTAGCTAATGGGTTACGGATCCATTTGGCCCCAAGACCTGAATTTCATCAGATGGTCGCCATGCTGAGTGTCAACTATGGCGCCCGTGATCAACGATTTCGGTATCAAGGTACTGACTACCAGCAACCGGCGGGTGTTGCCCACTTTTTAGAACATAAGATTTTTACACAAAAGGGGTACGATGCGTTCACTCGTATTAGTGAGCTAGGCGCCAATGGCAATGCTTTCACAACACAGAGTCGGACAAGTTATTTTATCAGTACGACGGGGCAGTCGTATGAAGCTTTGCGAGAATTGTTGACCTTTACGCAACAACCCTTCTTTGAAGCGGCCACCGTTGCCCGGGAAGCTGAGATTATTAGTCAAGAAGTGGACATGTATCAAGACGATGCAGATGCCCGCTTATATCGTGAGTTATTAAAACAACTTTTTCCAGGTGAACCGCTAGCGGATGATATTGCCGGTACGCGCGCTAGTGTGCGTGCCATCAAGCCGGCAGATTTGCAATTAGCGTTTGATGCGTTTTATCAACCGGCTAACATGGATGTGTTTATCACGGGTAATTTTGATACCGCCGCAATTATGGACCTCATCAAGGATTCACCGGCGGGTGTTCGCCAGGGTGGCGCAGTAGCTCAGGTGTTATATCCTAACGACGCCACGATTCGGCACGAATTAGTTGAAGTCGATGTCCCCACGGTACGTAATAAGATTGCCATGGGGCAACGTTTTTTCGGTCGCGAGACGCTACCCCAAGGCGTCGATGCCTTACGGCAGGTGATTGCATTATCGATGGTGACGGACTTGGTATTTGGTGATTATTCACCAGACTATATGCTCTGGTACGATGAAGGCCTAATTGATGAAAGTTTTACCACTGAATTTGATTGGGAGCGTGGTTTTGCCTTTCTAAGTGTTGCTGCTGAAACAGCTGAACCAGAGGAACTGGTGACCGCCGTGTCAGCGAAATTGGCTAATTTACCGTCTGAATTTATCGCTTTGCGCTCGAAATTTGAGTTGGTGAAAAAGGATGCTATGGGCCGCTTGGTTAATAAATTAAATAATTTAGAAGAAATTGTGACAAGATTTGAAGGGGCAACGTTTGCCTATACAACATTGGTAGATGAGATTGATATCTTAAGGACACTCGACTTCGATGAGGTGTTAACAATTGTGAAAAATGCACAGGTTACGCCAATAACAAGCATAATTGCCCGCCCAAAAATGGTGTAA